The Accipiter gentilis unplaced genomic scaffold, bAccGen1.1, whole genome shotgun sequence DNA segment agctattttcagccaaggcctagtcttgttgctcaaactgacattctttcacacagaactctgctcgcacaacttttccacaggcccatgtcctttttcagcaagccacttcccaacaaaaggtattcctagaaaaagtttcccgtttataaagcaggagtttgttggggctgaattacagttcctttgtaactgaattgggtcaatattccgaaaaaggggaatatgtttatttttgaaacaggtcaatactgcatgtgttgtgctggcaaggaggaggcttcttaaatgtagaacttgttaaatttaaaagcacacctccactctccatagtattgcttctatgttaattcagggttaagatattcgttcacttcagtttctgtgaatctgttagggcagcgtgctctaaggtgatgggagggagcagggggaagaaggggaggaggaaaagcaaaatatctggaacctgctcttccatgactcctgcaaactgtaatgttatttttttttcccaagcctgaaaactgtacttggcagtgggattgtggctatcttgttaatattcttccttcctttcttgttttggcctctccaggaagcgattcgagtaatccttggaaatcttgatgatttacatccattttctacagaccactatctttctgtgtaccctttctttcctacttgtaaaagaaaaggtccaatgacttgtatctgttgggcattgcttaatttgacattcctgcctagtagtgcgcagatctttagctggagtacgactcctctgagcttcgcagttttacattagctgaagatcctcctcagttgttgccttcaccagagaactgatgtatgtaaaaagaatgttttgcagtgttttcagatggccacccctgcgttccaaatcagatttagccagagaaaacgaacgtgcatatataaagtcccaggaagcccacgtaatgcgattgcaaggaaagctagtgcgttgtttcaaaaggttaataaaacgtaaagcgctccttacaggcgcagcagcgttggccctctagtagagaagaccgcagtagttttcttgtaaggtacattaggattaagtattgtagttgctgtagtgtaaagggttacggagaagttactctcctgaggctgttgttgcagagaaaagtaagttagtggaaggagaagccttttcagtcctaaggtgcgtcagtttgtgaatcggatcaggcccttcggcatcatctcctcccgtgattccgagtgcccaggagtaatgaacacccgcgtgtttccgcctccaaggcatccccttccagtctcggcagactgcgttattgccacccctggtcctagcaggcaagaacgagatcatcctctttctctgtcagaagctggtaggtatgagagcaacttattcctgttgctgccaggaagagaaagtagcccagagcatcgtcagacaggaggcacccaaacaaaggaagcctcgttgttggtttgcttcgctaaagcgcagccagttttgcctgcgtgcttgaggagggtttgattcacgagcttgtatttctggaactgggaagtccatccacctgctcaggcagcaccgggccctgcggagaactgcaagctcagaggcctggcgtgatgagttgtcctgcagtctgtgtgtcgggctcctcgctgtagcatacctcttagttaatcgccagctgtgggagtccttgaagccaaactcaaacgaacaatttcatcccttaaaggaactgactgtgtcatctaggcaaatcttgggcttcatctctggtcctcaggatgcaaatggagtaaaagtattcatgttatctgtttcttcctgaggtcagaggcacgtaagaaggctgctgcctggcgtcacccattcgtgcatgcatgagctcctaggtgtgcgaactgcacccccaggaaggaacgtctgtaactgtggcgtttgtcatgtcaattatcttttgttctcccattttgaggaggactgtgaagtgaatgtaatgatgctagtcctgtgaatcctagtccttttcaggtttaaaaataatttttaaaagaattactttttagttaggaaagctgatgaggttttcttcacagggttgggagagcctggcatgttgttttttgcgggaagatgtgaggactgaagccagatgcagttaaggaaacacagtgctatgaatgcaagcaactgatgggagagtgtcacctggatgagtgtttcttgtaatgtgttactagcgtatggtgtctcctcacatctcatttctccgctgtgtagttcgatgtgtcacttgttcagctgctgctgctgctcattaaatataaatctccattggcaggagcagttacagggtcgtggatcttggaccaagatcctcaaaaccccctagctatgcgaggtttccctgccgcacgtgcactgcctttgtgtcctgacgctctgtttctccaggaatgtcagtatttgcgtggggagtttcaaggacctgcctgtggacgcgacggcccctacacccctgatgtattcttctggtgctgcatcctcttcttcgccacctttgccctgtcaagcttcttgaagacgtttaaaaccagccgctactttccaaccagagtaagtagaaggaggtggccagtgtccatctccgcactcgtttcccaaaatggctttcctggagcactaagcagtatttgccctgccttggtcaagctgggaaacgttggccttgcaggccaagctctccaagagcttggatgtcccacactcatttccatgagtgcaaaatcatcgtagcgtttcccacctgcctcgtgacctgccccagattgaagatttttggggtttgatttttttttattttttttcttctcctcaggtagtaggaagtcaggtttcccaaagttttgggggttggggttttcggtttgttttttttcccctaccttctgcgcattatgtgctcgagtggaaagtagattcgaatgagaagcttccttttgaggactaaaggatgcctcagtgccttgttgccattgtagctgtgagtgtagctgtagtggcagacatgtgttttcttatttttaatattattattattatttttagattttgacttaaaccaacccttgttggcctagttaagcttttttttattgtctgaccccagatctcacagggacaaacacagcagcagtatctaagcaagggatcaggctgcatgtgctcagaggggtggtgggatttggttaagcagccttaatgttgtggatgtctgcaactcttgcatctcaccttagggccctgtttgccatgcccctctcacctctggtttctcgccccaggtacggtccacagtgagcgactttgctgttttcctcaccatcgtcatcatggtgctccttgactttgtggttgggatcccattgccgaagctccaggtcccccatgcgttcaaggtaacggggtgttttggcacgtgggggtgccacaaggtgatgccggggcagggcagggctgagtctggaggagatgctggtggtgtgaccatctcctcttccacctccaagtgccttgcttcctcctggaaacgagaagatggccccaaaactagatacctacaggggaagtatctagagctgcttgcaaggaggagactggcactgctgaagcccccgggagagggggacatgaagccagggctgggaggtgctctgacgcaaggagggaggggaaaatgaaagccagtggagtgcctgggctgggagacaatgctgatgtgtgggctttgttgcagcctaccagagacgaccgcgggtggttcatcaaccccataggacccaacccttggtggacggtgttggctgcgctcgtcccagctctgctctgcaccatcttgatattcatggaccagcagatcagtgccgttattgtgaacaggaaggagcacaagctgaaggtaagggcctgcgagagatgaccccagccccttctgggctgcaggtctggggggaagctcttattcccgatgctttctgaaggcattggtttgggacaaggtcaggctgcgtggcaggatgctctcctggattaacaatgaagcagggagcaagtgacagggcagttcagatgagcaaccttttggaggagcaaattaatcttggagcaatagagaactgcgtttttgttttaaaatggcagcagcagcaggtgtggggaatgaattgttttgatgcgctgccagggataactcagagtcacaccttcctcgcaagtggtagaattttctttgtgagtgaaaaaaatgatttggtgcttttgggttgtgggttggtttttttttggagaagtatgtatcgcacaagctctgcatatccattgtttctgaactcctgccagattttcatgccaggtgcttgtgcaaagcctgcatacacccttgcttgtttccatttcttgttttgaattctgaagaaattgacttgtgctcgagcagggtttgagtctgacttgcgacgttatccttgctcttgtgctataggatgctctgtttcttgttttcctgcctgcagaaaggatgcgggtaccacctggacctttttgtggtggccgtgatgctcggggtgtgctctgtgatggggctgccctggtttgtggctgcgagacCGTCCTGTccgtaccacctggacctttttgtggtggccgtgatgctcggggtgtgctctgtgatggggctgccctggtttgtggctgcgagaccgtcctgtccatcacccacgtgaatagcctcaaagtagagtctgactgctcagctccaggagaacaacccaagtttctggggatacgagagcagagagtcactggcttgctgatctttgtgctcatgggctgctccgtcttcctcagttctgtgttaaaggtgagaggaaaatgcaaaccacccaacaaccgcgagatTGTTGtaggttacagaaaaacactcccctctctgcaggcctgagtagttagttgtggagcggaggaggaggaggtgatcccaacccttggggcttgacccacggtgggaatcagcctcagttaggctttgcagcccttcaggcccctgtttggtgtgctcgaggtgagcgagcaacgcaactgcttgaatttttgggtgtctttcaggcccgcccatgtttatgggttacagttgagcatattcagaccagcacatctgctgtctttcaaacaggcagccctttagtggctgcaatttgctccccaaatgccccggagcagccgttcctaggagctaaacacactgaggtcatccccgtgggcttccttgcacgttcctcccacaaagtaatctcgtctctaggctaggaggaggcctgtggcctttgcctgttgccccaagaataggcagaagtgtttcttctaccgccagagaatgcggcatagggtagcacgggtgaaatcacctattttcctccaacctttctggaaaatagggtTATTCTGAGGacaggtaactcccaagttcagcctaaagcagagccttagctcactcgtgcgcacaaaatggcaaaaaaatggttaatatctgacctatctctaagcctgaatggaagctggaaagcttcaagcaattttaggcagtgcctgtagaagagggtggtaatactgaaaatgcaatacagaaaaagaaacgattgcattctttctttttctttttgttcccccccccccccagtttataccaatgcctgtactttatggcgtctttctctacatgggtgtgtcgtcgctcagaggaattcaggtacggactcttttacagcgtgcagcatgtcggctccctggtattttgtctccgtagcagcagggaaaaaagcagtggcatgggaaaaacttctcgcagagcaagcaatgaaactcttttgtgtaagaaaaagattggtggaggcacaggaggtagatagggctgggaggaccaggcaagttcagcgctctctgttgcagggtttagggcaggtcagtgtttggttacgtgaaagcgggggaatttggtgcaaagggaaggcagtttctaccactggtggaaatcctcgcggggggattcagtgggccgagaaatgctaataatggaatggcatggaatagttgccgtttggtgggcagctctcaggggcaagccggttgctagatggagcgaagggaaaatgggtgctgctcccaggaggaatgcagtgggatccaggatttctgacggcaagcgagatgctgcaaagtgcctccacgtctcgagagggccagaaacttgccgcagtcccaaggtggcaacctttcccttttatttcgcagttctttgatcgcttgaagctgttttggatgccggcgaaacaccagccggatttcatctacctgaggcacgtgcccttgcgaaaggtgcatttcttcacggcgatccagctgacctgcctcgtcctgctctggaccatcaaggtgtcccgtgccgccatcatctttcccatgatggtaagagctgccgccactcggcagcggggtgtttgcagcgttggagtgagaggtggcatcgtctctgagctcaccgcatcttccctcttactcgtgaaggttttggctctcgtctttgtccggaaagcgatggatttctgcttctcaaagcgagagctcagctttctggatgaccttatgccagaaaggaagaagaagttggacgatgccagaaatgaagctggagaagaagaagaggtaaggcttgctgtgtcctcggggctggacatctccgtgtgtctgtgagattgcctgtttctcttacagcttgtctggaaacgttgggggaagatcagcactcaattgaaatagatcccaatagcctgtaacttttgtaacctttgtttcctcaagtagcagtgagctgaacgcttgaatacaggtgtaatttttaaaacgagtcgtttttcacaaaggtcattatcattatgatgattattattagatgctgctgctgctgctgctggcaagacttgctcataatcgtgttttgaacacacaatccccctgccccgaaatctttggagtgaacggtttctcccctgctgcactaatacctatagctgccaaggggcagaagcggagggcagactgctaagtttgtgctgggcattcagcttatgtccactttgatcaaagacagagaacgtgatttgtcccttttttacatcaggagtccaggagggccatggaagctgctgctgctgcaagttcagttcagctgaacgtggggaagaccagtgacgtggatatcccaaagcaaagcagtgacgggtaaagccccaccaagcgccaggacccccggcaagattagcttgaaggtgtttggcagagttttctccacttgcctctttgtggggcatcccacagaaaccagcaggcagcttggtgggaaaatcgaattcgggggcaaggctgcaggaggcaattgcagggctctgaccccaagcagagtggctgcagcactcatgtttgacccccaaaccttgcctcatcagtgcctttacggtagctggagatgctcatacttacacatgaggagttgcaggcgtgatctgtaccagcagtggcttaggaacccggaccggggctaagccccagcaagagcctttgcagggagctgttgctctgcagctccccggcttgcctcccaaaactcctcatccagcaaaacctcccacggttatgcagagctttgattctcggggctccgctgttcctcttgctgatgctaatgcccttggtggcatcagttcccataatcacggattgctatgtaaaatatttattgcaggactgatccttctgagattgttatcctggatgaaatgtcacaaacgaccatatggaaggctctcactttgaagacagaaaccctttgaatccagggaggaaaaaggtaaaggattgcacgtgaacgtgaccgtgctcctctgcaagcgacggcgcacacctacgcttttcccacgctttggccggcaaggctgagcaaacggcctgtccctgggaacaggcagggaggtctgtggcatgcaaaccagctcctctctgctggggtggtcccccaaacagggctgaatcagcagcagctggcaggtcttccactgatgatgctctccctctttttctcttcccttcgcctttccccactcccgcttttcacgtttaggaatcttgactttgaaggagaggagtgagagcgtgactcggggatgtgccaacgcagacagagggagaaggcgctttgtttcagttggaggattcccattaaagccatgcagatgttttcagttatccttggtgtgcttcaggcattcagtatctctagaccagcaagctgaggggaacgtcacagtcacggggagtttggtggtgttaagtctgtgtgcgtacgtgcgtgtgggggtgtgggtttgtagtggtagagggactgctactgctttatcattcagtgctcttcttttaatacctaattcctcctctttgttttccttctcttttttccaaatgtaaactgggaatgtccaaaataattttctgttatatttgatgcattctccactttcttcttgatcacgaccgggtttttggtctggtttggtgttctggctttaattcactcttatgtctcttactggtacgagagggatgccctctgcagcagggcagcatagagagcgtccgagcagttggcctaaggtgaaagaaaagcatttgctccctgcgctccagttttacctttcttggttggtttggcaagtatcacaataatgtgtgatgaactgaccgtaaaccccattcaccgtctccctgtgccactggggggggttggtagggaatccgggagtgaagttgtgcctgggaagaagggaggggtggagggaaggtgctctgagatttggttgtatttctcattaccctgctctggttgatttgtaataaattgagttaattttccccaagcggagtctcttttgcctgtgacggtaattggtgagtgatctctcctgtccttatctcgacccacaagctctttgttatattttctctcccctgtccagctgaggagggggagtgatagaacggctttggtgggcacctggcatccagccagggtcaacccaccacagggggaaatgatgtacttaagaaatgatgtacttaagccacacgaaaaaggccacaaagctcttgtgaaacaagatccccttttatgatcaacgcatgccttgctaacaactgtgcccctgaagaagaactaaaaaactgagaagggaacatcctaccccaggaggcgccaaaaagttgaataattgctaataggcatgaagtcagaagcatctttgaatactggaggaaaggtgaagaaaggtggcagggggagatcatgaccaccaactcaattccacaccaaaaagacttacccccccactctccttgagcatgtgctgtagaagaaaagaacactggacctttaattccaagcagggaaactgtagcccaatagaaactgtgcaagataagctactcccggcaatagttttgggaagaactttggaaatcgaatatgtataactgaactgtataaattgcttgcccctttaggcatgaggggtgctagtgttgcggattaccacctagcccccatctttgcgtaaacatgaactggaataaaatacctctgctctgctgtgtttatattggcattttgcaccccgggtaaacgaccccacttttgggacaacagtggggcaggcaaagcaccgcatcccgcaggccgaggggctcaggcacccacgccgctgccggaggactgccggcaagaggtttggcatctggcgaggggctgctgggccagggtgcccaggcacccaccccactcccccagccgcagccacgagtgctctcagtgctggggcagaggccgtagcagctgcctgtgcccaagcctgtcccgagcggagggaagactttgctggcgaggagcaatccagtgaaggcattgctgaaattgctgggcttgaagttgctgccgggccaggagggggccgaggggtccttgtgcagcacgtcctgctccaggggcagcagctctcaggccagcagcagtctgctggggg contains these protein-coding regions:
- the LOC126037121 gene encoding electroneutral sodium bicarbonate exchanger 1-like, coding for MPVLYGVFLYMGVSSLRGIQFFDRLKLFWMPAKHQPDFIYLRHVPLRKVHFFTAIQLTCLVLLWTIKVSRAAIIFPMMVLALVFVRKAMDFCFSKRELSFLDDLMPERKKKLDDARNEAGEEEEESRRAMEAAAAASSVQLNVGKTSDVDIPKQSSDGTDPSEIVILDEMSQTTIWKALTLKTETL